The Gloeobacter morelensis MG652769 genome contains the following window.
TGGTACGGTTATTTTCGCGGTCCGGCCAAATGGATGTGGTGGACAGGTCTGGTGATGGGCCTGATGCTGCTTGGGGCGAATGTGACCGGTTATTACTTGCCTTTGGATCAGAACGCTTACTGGCGCTTGATGATCGAGGCGAATCTGTTCGCCGATGTGCCGGTGCTGGGGGCGGCACTCAAGTATTTTCTGCTCAACGGTTCGGGGGTGAGTGACGCGAGCATTGCCCGAATCCACTGGCTGCACAGCGTCGTGATGCCTCTGTTCACCGTACTGGCTTTGGTCTCCCATGTTTACGCAGCAAAAAAAGCAAGACTCTTCTAAGACCATTTCCGCCGCCGGTCGCTCGCTCGACACGCGGGTCTTCGACATCGCTTTGGTGGTGATCGCTTCGATTGGGGTGGCCCTGGTGCTCACGGTTCTGGAGCCTCCGCGCCTTGTTGACGCCTACGACGTCTTCGCCACCCCCGAGGTCCTGCCGGAGTGGTACATGTTACCCGCCTTTTTCATTATTAAGGCTTTGCCTGCCAAAATTCTGGGTCTGGCGGCGATGGCCGGGGTGGTCGTCGGATTATTCCTGCTGCCGTTGTTGCCCGATCTGGGCAAGCGCCTGCCGGGGGGCCGCTTTTGGGGCCGGGCGGCTTTTGTCGCTATCCACATCGGGGTGGCAATGCTGGGCTTCTTGACTTTGGTTTAAAGGAGCACTGCACCCTGGTGGTAGCAGTTCGACCTGCCCTCCTGCCCTGCGGACGTCCCAGGTCAGAACTTACCCTAGCTAGGGTCGGTTTGCCCCATCGAGCACCTTGAGGATCGCCTCCGCCCCTCTGACGATGACGCCCGGTTCACCCAATTGGGCTTTGACCCGCGCGTACCCCTCGCGCATGCGCTGGGCGGCCTCGGGGTTTTTGAGCAACTCCAGGCTTGTGGCGGAGAGGGCTTCAACCGTCGCTTTATCTTGCAAAAATTCGGGCACCACGGCGCTCATCTCCACCAGGTTGACCGGGCACATATAGGGGATTGTAAAGCCCATGACCTTTTTGGCGAACCAGTAGGTGCGCGGGTCGACGCGGTAGGCCACCACCTGGGGCAAGTTCAACAGTGCTGCTTCCAGATTGATCGTGCCGGATTTGGTGAGCAGCAAGTCGGCGGCGGCGAGCGCGTCGTAATTGCTGCCGGGGGGGATGAACTGCACAGCGATACCCGCCGCTTTGGCGCCCTGTTCGATGGCTTCTTGAAAAGTCGGGGTGGAAACCGAAAGCCAGAAGCGCACCTCCGGCAACTGAGCGGCAATGGCGCGGGCCGTCTCGAACAACAGCGGCATCAGGTGGCGCAACTCCTGGGTGCGCGAGGCCGGGGTGAGGACCACCACCGGTGCCCCCGGCGGGGTGCCCATGCGCGCGCGAAATTCGGCGCGACTCACGCTGGTGCGGACGATGTCGACCAGGGGATGGCCGATCCAGCGGACGTTGCCGCCGTGGCGGGTGTAAAAGCGGGCTTCCTCCGGAAAGATGGCGAGGATGAGGTCGGTAAAACCGACGATCTGGGCGGTGTCGCCCTTAAACGTCCGCCAGACCCATTCCTGGGGTGCGATGTAGTAGATCACCGGAATACCCAGCTTCTGGGCCAGCTTGCCCACCCCGACGTTGGAGCCGATGTAGTCGATGAGTACCACCGCGTCGGGGCGAAAGCTGGTGAGCAGCTTTTTGAGGCGCACCTGGATGCGCAGGGTCGGCAGGATATAAGGGATGGCCTCGATGACGCCGATCGAGGAGAGGGTGGTGGTGTCGCTCAGCATCGGGATGCCCAGTTGGGCCATGCGCCGGCCACCCAACGCCTGAATTTCCAGATCCGGACGGCGCTCGCGCAGCGCCTGGATGAGATAGCTGCCGTGCAGGTCGCCTGAGACCTCGCCGGTGCTGACAAAAAGCCGGGCTGCCATCGATTTAGGCGTCGTCGCCGCTGGGGCGCTTGCGGGCGGCGGGGGTGGGACCGCGCCGCGCCGGGTCGCCCACCGACCGGCTCAAAAACGTGTGTAGGTGATCGATATAGGGATTGCCCGCCAGGGCCTGCAACTCGACTAGGGCCTTTTCGAGGGGCGTAGCGGAGCGGTAGAGCAGCTTGTAGGCCTGGCGGAGCAGGCGGTAGCTCTCGCGGTCGGCGTCGGCGGCGTCGGAGATGCCGGCGCGCTCGAGGCCCACCCAGTTGAGACCGCGGGTGCGGCCCGGGTGGCCCTCCACCAACGTAAAAGGCGGCACGTCGCGGTCGACGCGGGCCATACCGCCGATGTAGGCGAGCCTGCCGATGTGCACGAACTGGTGGACGCCCACCAGGCCGCCGATGCGCGCCTGCGACTCGATGTGCACATGGCCGGCGAGCATCACGGCGTTGGTGATCACGACGTTGTCGCCGATAGCGCAGTTGTGGCCGACGTGCACGTAGGCCATCAACAGATTCTTGTCGCCCACGACGGTCTCGCTGCCTTTGTCGGTGCCGCGGTTGATGGTGACAAATTCGCGGATGTCGTTGTTGTCGCCGATGCGCACCCGCGAGGGTTCATTGCGGTACTTGAGATCCTGGGGTGGGGTGCCGATGCTGGCGCCGTTGTAGATGACGTTGTCGCAGCCGATCTCCGTCCAGCCGTCGATCACGGCGTGGGAACCTACCACCGTGCCCGCCCCGATGCGCACGTGCTCGCCTACCACTGCGAACGGGCCAACCTGGACGCTCTCGTGCAGGACAGCCCGCGGGTGAATGACGGCTGCAGGGTGGATCAAAGGTGTCGTCAAGGCGGGTGGATTCATGACTTTTGACGATTGTGGCATGGGCGGGAGATGGCTGGACTCAATCTACCAGGGAAAACATGATCTCGGCCTCGGCTACCAGTTTGCCATCGACCTCCGAGCGGGTCTGCATGATCCCGAAGCGCTTCTGGCGGGTGCGCAGATCCTCGGCGGTGATGATCACCTGATCGCCCGGCACCACCTGGCGGCGAAAGCGGGTCTTGTTGACCCCCACCAGCAGGGGGATCTTGCCCACCGCCTCCGGTAGCTGTCCACAGACGATGCCGCCCACCTGGGCCATCGCCTCGATGAGCAAGGCCCCCGGCATCAGCGGCCGACCGGGGAAGTGCCCCTGGAAGAACGGCTCGTTGATGGTGACGTTTTTGATGCCGACCGCCCGCACCCCCGGCTCGAA
Protein-coding sequences here:
- a CDS encoding cytochrome b N-terminal domain-containing protein, whose translation is MEVTNRSAQERFRQWLPYLSSATVTFLLLALSTGVLLGGHFVPSLDAYDSTRQITYQTNFGWAVRGLHWWASSLTLVCSLAFTALAYWYGYFRGPAKWMWWTGLVMGLMLLGANVTGYYLPLDQNAYWRLMIEANLFADVPVLGAALKYFLLNGSGVSDASIARIHWLHSVVMPLFTVLALVSHVYAAKKARLF
- the lpxB gene encoding lipid-A-disaccharide synthase, coding for MAARLFVSTGEVSGDLHGSYLIQALRERRPDLEIQALGGRRMAQLGIPMLSDTTTLSSIGVIEAIPYILPTLRIQVRLKKLLTSFRPDAVVLIDYIGSNVGVGKLAQKLGIPVIYYIAPQEWVWRTFKGDTAQIVGFTDLILAIFPEEARFYTRHGGNVRWIGHPLVDIVRTSVSRAEFRARMGTPPGAPVVVLTPASRTQELRHLMPLLFETARAIAAQLPEVRFWLSVSTPTFQEAIEQGAKAAGIAVQFIPPGSNYDALAAADLLLTKSGTINLEAALLNLPQVVAYRVDPRTYWFAKKVMGFTIPYMCPVNLVEMSAVVPEFLQDKATVEALSATSLELLKNPEAAQRMREGYARVKAQLGEPGVIVRGAEAILKVLDGANRP
- the lpxA gene encoding acyl-ACP--UDP-N-acetylglucosamine O-acyltransferase, coding for MNPPALTTPLIHPAAVIHPRAVLHESVQVGPFAVVGEHVRIGAGTVVGSHAVIDGWTEIGCDNVIYNGASIGTPPQDLKYRNEPSRVRIGDNNDIREFVTINRGTDKGSETVVGDKNLLMAYVHVGHNCAIGDNVVITNAVMLAGHVHIESQARIGGLVGVHQFVHIGRLAYIGGMARVDRDVPPFTLVEGHPGRTRGLNWVGLERAGISDAADADRESYRLLRQAYKLLYRSATPLEKALVELQALAGNPYIDHLHTFLSRSVGDPARRGPTPAARKRPSGDDA
- the fabZ gene encoding 3-hydroxyacyl-ACP dehydratase FabZ, with the translated sequence MIDNIEIQKILAHRYPFLLVDRVLVFEPGVRAVGIKNVTINEPFFQGHFPGRPLMPGALLIEAMAQVGGIVCGQLPEAVGKIPLLVGVNKTRFRRQVVPGDQVIITAEDLRTRQKRFGIMQTRSEVDGKLVAEAEIMFSLVD